In Hoeflea ulvae, one genomic interval encodes:
- a CDS encoding acyl-CoA dehydrogenase family protein, with the protein MSPIQAFGQQADNQSPFFSGHNAYRSDPLLKDIAADMPRALRDDFETVGKFVASSEAQDLARIANRAVPELRTHDGQGNRIDQVDFHPSWHALMRRGVATGLQGSVWEGRREEAGLAHQARAIRFYLTAGLECGHLCPLTMTNASIAAIMASPRIEKAWAPQVVSRRYDGSHRPAMQKSGVTIGMGMTEKQGGTDVRANQSTATRAGEGVYRLSGHKWFLSAPMSDGFVMLARTGSENSGELSCFLVPRILEDGNLNGLRLQRLKDKLGNRSNASSEVEFTDTFGFLLGGEGEGVRTILDMVTLTRLDCALASAGMMRASLAEAVHHCRHRRVFGQLLIDQPLMIRVLADLALEVAAATALSLRLARAFDMARDNPAEAAIARLLTPVVKYWVCKIAPSVIYEVMECMGGNGYVEERAVARHYREAPVNAIWEGSGNVMALDVLRVLTRGRELCEVALDSINTDLGAAGPRTVDVLRACMAVAERDEGAARLLTEQFALAAAAAELTRLGAGHVAEAFVETRLGGAWRSTYGMLDARFDGRQIIDMLYPPAI; encoded by the coding sequence ATGAGCCCGATCCAAGCCTTTGGCCAGCAGGCCGACAATCAAAGTCCGTTCTTTTCCGGGCACAATGCCTATCGTTCTGATCCTTTGCTGAAGGACATCGCGGCCGACATGCCGCGTGCGCTTCGCGATGATTTCGAAACCGTCGGCAAGTTCGTGGCCTCCTCGGAGGCGCAGGACCTGGCCCGCATTGCCAACCGCGCGGTGCCCGAACTCAGGACCCATGACGGGCAGGGCAATCGCATCGACCAGGTCGATTTCCATCCCAGCTGGCATGCCCTGATGCGCCGTGGCGTTGCCACCGGTCTGCAGGGCTCGGTCTGGGAAGGCCGCCGCGAGGAAGCGGGCCTTGCCCACCAGGCCCGCGCCATCCGGTTCTACCTCACAGCCGGTCTGGAATGCGGACATCTGTGTCCGCTGACCATGACCAATGCCTCGATCGCCGCCATCATGGCCTCGCCGCGTATCGAGAAGGCCTGGGCGCCGCAGGTGGTGTCGCGCCGCTATGATGGCAGCCATCGTCCGGCCATGCAGAAATCCGGTGTGACCATCGGCATGGGCATGACCGAAAAACAGGGCGGAACCGATGTCCGCGCCAACCAGAGCACGGCGACCCGCGCCGGCGAGGGCGTCTACAGGCTGTCGGGACACAAATGGTTCCTGTCCGCGCCGATGTCGGACGGTTTTGTCATGCTGGCCCGGACCGGCAGCGAGAACAGCGGCGAACTGAGCTGTTTTCTGGTGCCCCGGATCCTCGAGGATGGCAATCTCAACGGATTGCGGCTGCAGAGGTTGAAAGACAAGCTCGGCAACCGGTCCAATGCGTCCTCCGAGGTCGAGTTCACCGACACATTCGGCTTCCTGCTGGGCGGCGAAGGCGAGGGCGTGCGCACCATTCTGGACATGGTGACGCTGACCCGGCTCGACTGCGCGCTGGCGTCCGCCGGCATGATGCGCGCCAGCCTGGCAGAGGCGGTGCATCATTGCCGTCACCGGCGGGTCTTTGGTCAGTTGCTGATCGACCAGCCCCTGATGATCCGGGTCCTGGCCGATCTGGCGCTGGAGGTTGCGGCAGCGACGGCGCTGTCGCTGCGGCTGGCTCGCGCCTTCGACATGGCCCGGGACAATCCCGCCGAGGCGGCGATCGCCCGGCTGCTGACGCCGGTGGTCAAATACTGGGTCTGCAAGATCGCGCCTTCGGTCATCTATGAGGTGATGGAATGCATGGGCGGCAATGGTTATGTCGAGGAACGCGCCGTCGCCCGGCACTACCGCGAGGCTCCGGTCAATGCGATCTGGGAAGGCTCGGGCAATGTCATGGCGCTGGATGTGCTGCGGGTCCTGACCCGTGGCCGTGAACTGTGCGAAGTGGCGCTCGACAGCATCAACACCGATCTCGGCGCGGCCGGGCCGCGCACCGTCGATGTGCTCAGGGCCTGCATGGCCGTGGCCGAACGGGACGAGGGCGCCGCACGGCTTCTTACCGAACAGTTCGCGCTGGCTGCGGCGGCGGCCGAGCTGACCCGGCTCGGCGCCGGCCATGTCGCCGAAGCCTTTGTCGAAACCCGGCTTGGCGGCGCCTGGCGGTCGACCTACGGCATGCTGGATGCCCGCTTCGACGGCCGCCAGATCATCGACATGCTCTATCCGCCGGCGATCTGA
- a CDS encoding metal-dependent hydrolase, translating into MKITWLGHSAFRLETAKSTILIDPFFTGNPSFEGNDRKDAVKGVTHILLTHGHGDHIGDTAEIAKETGAVVLANYDLGMWLTHHQGVERLEMGNTGGTIALDGFSATFVNAFHSSAHITSDGVSHSLGSANGLMLHFEDEPSLLHMGDTDIFSDMALINELHRPEIGIVPIGDRFTMGGAVAALACRRFFSFAKVLPCHYGTFPILDQTADAFLEGMEEDARNVAVPKSGESITV; encoded by the coding sequence ATGAAAATCACCTGGCTCGGCCATTCTGCCTTCCGGTTGGAAACCGCCAAATCCACCATCCTGATCGACCCGTTCTTCACCGGAAATCCAAGTTTTGAAGGCAATGACCGCAAGGACGCGGTCAAGGGCGTCACCCATATTCTGCTCACCCATGGCCATGGCGACCATATTGGCGATACCGCCGAGATTGCCAAGGAAACCGGCGCGGTCGTGCTGGCCAATTACGATCTTGGCATGTGGCTCACCCATCATCAGGGTGTGGAGCGTCTGGAGATGGGCAATACCGGCGGCACCATTGCGCTGGACGGTTTTTCCGCCACCTTCGTCAACGCGTTCCATTCCTCGGCCCATATCACCTCCGATGGCGTGTCGCATTCGCTCGGCAGCGCCAATGGCCTGATGCTGCATTTCGAGGACGAGCCCAGTCTCCTGCACATGGGCGACACCGATATCTTCTCCGACATGGCTCTGATCAACGAGTTGCACCGTCCGGAAATCGGCATTGTGCCGATCGGCGATCGCTTCACCATGGGCGGCGCGGTGGCGGCACTCGCCTGCCGCCGGTTCTTCTCCTTCGCCAAGGTGCTGCCTTGCCATTACGGCACCTTCCCTATTCTCGACCAGACCGCCGACGCCTTTCTCGAAGGCATGGAAGAGGACGCCAGGAACGTCGCCGTGCCCAAATCCGGCGAAAGCATCACGGTCTGA
- a CDS encoding DUF6105 family protein — translation MKLFLFLWIVPIILLGSWYGLSYYDINFGYRILSRELHDLVFTIYGNLLGLEPESIPPLVVKAVIFDTFLVVGFIVLKRRRKQIWAGLCQLFRWTGGHTPSEEATPQPQSDYSRIG, via the coding sequence ATGAAGCTTTTCCTTTTCCTCTGGATTGTCCCCATCATCCTGCTCGGCAGCTGGTACGGCCTGTCCTATTACGACATCAATTTCGGCTACCGGATCCTGTCGCGCGAGCTGCATGACCTGGTGTTCACCATCTATGGCAACCTGCTCGGTCTCGAACCCGAATCAATCCCGCCGCTGGTGGTCAAGGCGGTGATCTTCGACACATTCCTGGTTGTCGGCTTCATCGTCCTCAAGCGCCGCCGCAAGCAGATCTGGGCGGGGCTGTGCCAGCTCTTCCGCTGGACCGGCGGGCATACGCCGTCCGAAGAGGCCACGCCGCAACCGCAATCGGATTATTCAAGAATCGGCTGA
- a CDS encoding AEC family transporter, producing MSLIFESILPIFLIVLLGAALRHARFIDQSLWPGLETVGYYVLFPSLLFLTLAKADFSSTELGTVSLVALIAVGVMTALLLALHPLARVRGMSDASYTTLFQTSSRWNAFIALAIAEKLSGPAGLALVALVMAVIMIPLNFINVIVLVWYGTGGRSLATLVKRIAGNPLILGCVAGLVANALPFDIYQPVELAIDLIARSSLGLGLLMVGAGLKLNDAIRPGPAVLAPTLLKLVVFPMIMIGLALAFGLSGEPLMIVALCASVPTAMNGYLLARQMGGDAPLYAAVATVQTVLSFITIPAVMWCVDQIAGG from the coding sequence ATGTCCCTGATATTTGAAAGCATTCTGCCGATTTTCCTGATCGTTCTCCTGGGCGCGGCGTTGCGCCATGCACGGTTCATCGACCAGAGCCTCTGGCCCGGACTGGAGACCGTGGGCTATTATGTGCTGTTTCCGTCGCTGCTGTTCCTGACCCTGGCAAAGGCCGATTTTTCCAGCACCGAGCTCGGCACGGTCTCGCTGGTGGCGCTGATTGCGGTCGGCGTCATGACTGCGCTTCTGCTCGCGCTGCATCCGCTGGCGCGTGTGCGCGGCATGTCGGATGCGAGCTATACGACCCTGTTTCAGACCTCGTCGCGGTGGAACGCCTTCATTGCGCTGGCGATCGCCGAAAAGCTTTCCGGACCGGCCGGGCTGGCGCTGGTGGCGCTGGTGATGGCGGTGATCATGATCCCGCTCAATTTCATCAATGTGATAGTGCTGGTCTGGTACGGCACCGGCGGCCGCAGCCTGGCGACCCTGGTCAAGCGCATTGCCGGCAATCCGCTGATCCTGGGCTGCGTCGCCGGCCTGGTGGCCAACGCCCTGCCCTTCGACATCTATCAACCGGTGGAACTGGCGATCGATCTGATCGCGCGGTCTTCACTCGGCCTCGGTCTGCTGATGGTCGGCGCCGGGCTCAAACTCAATGACGCCATTCGCCCCGGCCCCGCCGTGCTGGCGCCGACCCTGCTCAAGCTGGTCGTGTTTCCGATGATCATGATCGGGCTGGCGCTGGCCTTCGGCCTGAGCGGCGAGCCGCTGATGATCGTCGCACTCTGCGCTTCGGTGCCGACAGCGATGAACGGCTACCTGCTGGCGCGCCAGATGGGCGGCGACGCGCCGCTTTATGCCGCCGTCGCCACGGTGCAGACCGTCTTGTCCTTCATCACCATTCCGGCGGTGATGTGGTGCGTTGATCAGATCGCCGGCGGATAG
- a CDS encoding dihydroorotase, with protein sequence MKPRRLTNVRIVDPSRNLDEIGDIVVVDGRISAIGASSVGFATPPGCEIEDCSGLIAIPGLVDACVHIGEPGAEHRETIASASRAAARGGVTSIVMMPDTDPVIDDVALVDFVQRLARDEAVVNVYPAAALTKGLKGEEMTEFGLLLEAGAVWLSNGRHTVDNPAVMRRAMTYARDFGTVIAVATQDRQLGATGVMNEGLFASWLGLPGVPREAEIIPLERDLRLAALTGVRYHAMSISVPESADVIRAAKARGLKVTAGICINHLTLNETDIGEYRTFFRLSPPLRTEDDRRAMTAALADGAIDIIVSAHDPQDVDTKRLPFADAENGAIGLETLLAAALRLYHAGDVPLMRLVDAMSTRPAQILGLDAGTLAPGARADIALIDPEYPWVLSKDDIVSKSKNSAFEDARFTGKVLQTLVAGVTVHRA encoded by the coding sequence ATGAAGCCGCGGCGTCTGACCAATGTGCGAATTGTCGATCCGTCCCGGAATCTGGACGAGATCGGCGACATTGTGGTTGTCGACGGCAGGATTTCAGCCATCGGCGCCAGTTCCGTGGGCTTTGCCACGCCACCCGGTTGCGAGATCGAGGACTGCAGCGGGCTGATTGCCATTCCCGGCCTGGTCGACGCCTGCGTTCATATTGGCGAACCCGGCGCCGAGCATCGCGAGACCATCGCCTCGGCCAGCCGCGCTGCGGCGCGTGGCGGCGTCACATCGATCGTGATGATGCCCGACACCGACCCGGTGATCGACGACGTGGCGCTGGTCGATTTCGTCCAGCGGCTGGCGCGCGACGAAGCGGTCGTCAATGTCTATCCGGCCGCGGCCCTGACCAAGGGGCTCAAGGGCGAGGAAATGACCGAATTCGGCCTGCTGCTCGAAGCCGGAGCCGTCTGGCTGAGCAACGGGCGGCACACGGTCGACAATCCGGCAGTGATGCGGCGCGCCATGACCTATGCGCGCGATTTCGGAACCGTGATCGCGGTGGCGACGCAGGACCGGCAACTGGGCGCAACCGGGGTGATGAACGAGGGGCTTTTCGCCAGCTGGCTGGGGCTTCCCGGCGTGCCGCGCGAAGCCGAGATCATTCCGCTCGAACGCGACCTGCGTCTGGCGGCGCTGACCGGCGTCCGCTATCACGCCATGAGCATTTCGGTGCCCGAATCCGCCGATGTGATCCGCGCCGCCAAGGCCCGCGGGCTCAAGGTGACCGCCGGGATCTGCATCAATCACCTGACGCTGAACGAGACCGACATCGGCGAGTACCGCACCTTCTTCCGGCTGTCGCCGCCGCTTCGCACGGAGGATGACCGGCGCGCCATGACGGCGGCACTGGCCGACGGCGCGATCGACATCATCGTTTCGGCGCACGATCCGCAGGACGTCGACACCAAGCGGCTGCCATTTGCAGATGCCGAGAACGGCGCGATCGGGCTGGAAACACTGCTGGCGGCAGCGCTGCGGCTCTATCATGCCGGCGATGTGCCGCTGATGCGCCTGGTCGACGCGATGTCGACCCGTCCGGCGCAGATTCTCGGACTGGATGCGGGAACGCTGGCGCCCGGCGCCCGCGCCGATATCGCGCTGATCGATCCGGAATATCCCTGGGTGCTGTCAAAGGACGATATCGTCTCGAAGTCCAAGAACAGCGCTTTCGAGGATGCCCGGTTTACCGGCAAAGTGTTGCAAACGCTGGTTGCAGGTGTCACTGTTCATCGCGCCTGA
- a CDS encoding aspartate carbamoyltransferase catalytic subunit: MMSFPHRHLLGIKGLSEQDIHYLLDRADEAVKISRRREKKTSTLRGLTQINLFFEASTRTQASFELAGKRLGADVMNMSVANSSVKKGETLVDTAMTLNAMHPDVLVVRHSSAGAVALLSQKVGCPVINAGDGAHEHPTQALLDALTIRRSKGKVGRLIVTICGDVLHSRVARSNILILNALGARVRVVAPSTLLPSGIENMGVEVFQRMEDGLKDADVVMMLRLQRERMAGSFVPSVREYFRYYGLDAEKLRFAKDDALVMHPGPMNRGVEIASDIADGPQSVIELQVEMGVAVRMAVMETLMLPQGTEP; encoded by the coding sequence CTGATGTCATTTCCGCACCGCCACCTGCTCGGAATCAAGGGGCTTTCGGAGCAAGACATCCACTATTTGCTCGATCGGGCCGACGAGGCGGTGAAAATATCCCGCCGGCGCGAGAAAAAGACCTCGACGCTGCGCGGTCTCACCCAGATCAACCTGTTTTTTGAAGCCTCGACCCGGACGCAGGCCTCCTTCGAGCTGGCCGGCAAGCGCCTGGGCGCCGATGTGATGAACATGTCGGTGGCCAATTCCAGTGTCAAAAAGGGCGAAACCCTGGTCGACACGGCGATGACGCTCAACGCCATGCACCCGGATGTTCTGGTGGTGCGGCATTCGTCAGCCGGTGCGGTGGCGCTGTTGTCGCAGAAAGTCGGCTGCCCGGTGATCAATGCCGGCGACGGCGCGCATGAGCACCCGACCCAGGCGCTGCTCGACGCGCTGACCATCCGCCGCAGCAAGGGCAAGGTCGGGCGGCTGATCGTGACCATCTGCGGCGACGTGCTGCATTCGCGCGTGGCGCGCTCGAACATCCTGATCCTCAATGCGCTGGGTGCGCGGGTCCGTGTCGTCGCGCCCTCGACCCTGCTGCCGTCCGGCATTGAAAATATGGGCGTGGAAGTGTTCCAGCGGATGGAAGACGGGCTCAAGGATGCCGACGTGGTGATGATGCTCAGGCTGCAGCGCGAGCGCATGGCCGGCTCCTTCGTGCCCTCGGTGCGCGAGTATTTCCGTTACTACGGGCTGGACGCCGAAAAGCTCCGATTTGCCAAGGACGACGCGCTGGTGATGCATCCCGGCCCGATGAACCGTGGTGTCGAGATCGCTTCCGACATTGCCGACGGGCCGCAAAGCGTCATCGAACTTCAGGTCGAGATGGGGGTTGCCGTGCGCATGGCGGTGATGGAAACGCTGATGCTGCCACAGGGGACCGAGCCATGA
- the ruvX gene encoding Holliday junction resolvase RuvX, which yields MAVIGIEELNERLLPGQTIAGIDLGSVTIGLAVSDLSLRLASPRPMIKRKKFTLDAIVLLESLARDNVGAAVIGLPVNMDGSEGPRVQSTRAFVRSMADKTDLPFVFWDERLSTVAAERALIEMDVSRKKRKERIDSAAASFILQGALDRLAGLRRAHAGSADS from the coding sequence ATGGCGGTGATCGGGATCGAAGAGCTGAATGAGCGGCTGCTGCCGGGACAGACCATTGCCGGCATCGATCTGGGCAGCGTGACCATCGGGCTGGCCGTCTCCGACCTGTCGCTGCGGCTTGCCTCGCCGCGACCGATGATCAAGCGCAAGAAGTTCACCCTCGATGCAATCGTGCTGCTCGAATCACTGGCGCGGGACAATGTCGGCGCGGCTGTGATCGGCCTGCCGGTCAACATGGATGGCAGCGAAGGACCGCGCGTCCAGTCCACGCGCGCCTTCGTGCGCAGCATGGCGGACAAAACCGACCTGCCCTTCGTGTTCTGGGACGAGCGATTGTCGACCGTGGCCGCCGAACGGGCGCTGATCGAAATGGATGTCTCGCGCAAGAAGCGCAAGGAGCGGATCGATTCGGCCGCCGCCAGCTTCATCCTGCAGGGCGCGCTCGACCGGCTTGCAGGCCTGCGCCGGGCACATGCGGGGTCAGCCGATTCTTGA
- the dprA gene encoding DNA-processing protein DprA, which translates to MPPGDDGRRGVALSDRQRLSWLRLIRSDNVGPATFRDLINHFGSAETAIEHLPDLSRRGGSARAIRVASIDDAERELEAAQKFGAVFIGIGEPDYPPALRRIDGAPPLLSAIGDLALATQVSVGIVGARNASVSGAKMAARMARELGAAGYTIISGMARGIDAAAHRASLETGTIAALAGGLDQPYPPENLDLFREICAGQGLAISEMPMGWEPRARDFPRRNRLIAGVGLGLVVIEAAHRSGSLITARRAADFGRLVFAIPGSPLDPRAAGTNGLLKEGAIVTTESNDVIEALAPSSRVFGDDDPVMEEPGTGDGTPFDEPGDDDRARVIEALGPSPAEIDDIIRHTGVAAATVYLVLLELDLAGRLHRHPGGMVSLSFDED; encoded by the coding sequence ATGCCGCCGGGCGATGACGGAAGGCGCGGTGTCGCCCTTTCTGATCGCCAGCGCCTTTCCTGGCTGCGGCTGATCCGCTCCGACAATGTCGGCCCGGCGACCTTTCGCGACCTGATCAACCATTTCGGCTCGGCGGAAACGGCAATCGAGCATCTGCCGGACCTGTCGCGGCGCGGCGGTTCGGCGCGGGCGATCCGGGTGGCCAGCATCGATGATGCCGAGCGCGAACTGGAAGCCGCGCAGAAATTCGGCGCTGTCTTCATCGGGATCGGCGAGCCGGACTACCCACCCGCGTTGCGGCGGATCGACGGCGCGCCGCCGCTGCTCTCGGCGATCGGCGACCTGGCATTGGCGACACAGGTCTCGGTCGGTATCGTCGGCGCCCGCAATGCATCGGTGTCAGGCGCGAAAATGGCCGCGCGGATGGCGCGTGAACTTGGTGCTGCCGGATACACAATCATCTCGGGCATGGCGCGCGGCATCGACGCGGCGGCGCACCGGGCAAGCCTAGAGACAGGAACCATCGCCGCGCTGGCTGGTGGCCTCGACCAGCCCTACCCGCCCGAAAACCTCGACCTCTTCCGCGAAATCTGCGCCGGCCAGGGACTGGCGATCAGTGAAATGCCGATGGGATGGGAGCCCCGCGCCCGGGATTTTCCGCGGCGCAACCGGCTGATCGCCGGCGTCGGCCTTGGCCTGGTGGTGATCGAGGCGGCGCACCGCTCCGGCTCGCTGATCACGGCGCGGCGCGCGGCCGATTTCGGCCGGCTGGTCTTTGCCATTCCCGGCTCACCGCTCGATCCAAGAGCGGCAGGCACCAATGGTCTCCTCAAGGAAGGCGCGATCGTGACCACTGAAAGCAATGACGTGATCGAGGCGCTGGCGCCGTCAAGCCGAGTGTTTGGAGATGACGACCCGGTGATGGAAGAGCCCGGCACCGGGGACGGCACGCCGTTTGACGAGCCCGGTGACGACGACCGCGCCCGTGTGATCGAGGCGCTGGGGCCCTCGCCCGCGGAGATCGACGACATCATCCGCCATACCGGCGTTGCGGCGGCGACGGTCTATCTGGTGCTTCTGGAACTGGATTTGGCGGGACGCCTGCATCGTCACCCCGGCGGAATGGTGTCCTTGTCATTTGACGAGGATTGA
- the topA gene encoding type I DNA topoisomerase codes for MNVVVVESPAKAKTINKYLGNEYTVLASFGHVRDLPAKDGSVLPDEDFEMKWEVDTASNKRLKDITEALKGADSLILATDPDREGEAISWHVLEVLNKKKALKDKKVSRVVFNAITKKSVLDAMANPREIDTPLVDAYLARRALDYLVGFNLSPVLWRKLPGARSAGRVQSVALRLVCDRESEIERFNSEEYWQISAELKTPRGEGFTARLTAHDGEKMTKMSVTNGDLAENIKDMLEGASFVADSVEAKPTRRNPSPPFTTSTLQQAASSKLGFNASRTMQVAQKLYEGIDIGGETVGLITYMRTDGVQMAPEAIEEAGAAITARFGERYCPEKPRLYTTKAKNAQEAHEAVRPTGFERAPDDIKRYLDADQLKLYDLIWKRATASQMASAEIERTTVDITATKDGKTAGLRATGSVVRFDGFIAAYTDAKEDGEQSDGDDDDDARLPEINAKEALAKDKINATQHFTEPPPRYSEASLIKKMEELGIGRPSTYASTLATLRDREYVTIDKRRLTPEPKGRLVIAFLENFFNRYVEFGFTADLEEKLDRISAGELAWKDVLREFWTEFHAHIDDTKELRVTQVLDALNEALAPLVFPVREDGSNPRICPTCGTGNLSLKLGKYGAFVGCSNYPDCSFTRQLSNDQNAEGDAALSNEPKDLGKDPYTEEPITLRTGRFGPYVQRGEGKEAKRSSLPKGWAVDSIDHEKALALLSLPRDVGQHPESGKMISAGLGRYGPFVLHDGTYANLESVEEVFSIGLNRAVTVIAEKVAKGPGRGRGTPAALKALGEHPDGGPVTVRDGKYGPYVNWAKINATLPKDKVPTEVTLEEALEMITAKAAASGKKTKAPAKKAAKPKAKAKPKAKAKKPAAAKAKKD; via the coding sequence ATGAATGTAGTGGTAGTCGAATCGCCTGCGAAGGCAAAAACCATCAACAAATACCTCGGAAACGAGTACACGGTGCTGGCGTCGTTCGGACACGTGCGCGACCTGCCGGCCAAAGATGGCTCGGTGCTTCCCGATGAGGATTTCGAGATGAAGTGGGAGGTCGACACCGCCTCCAACAAGCGCCTCAAGGACATCACCGAAGCGCTCAAGGGCGCCGACTCCCTCATTCTGGCAACTGACCCGGATCGCGAAGGCGAAGCCATCTCCTGGCACGTGCTGGAAGTTCTCAACAAGAAGAAGGCGCTCAAGGACAAGAAGGTCTCGCGCGTCGTCTTCAACGCGATCACCAAGAAATCCGTCCTCGACGCGATGGCCAATCCGCGAGAGATCGACACGCCGCTGGTCGACGCCTATCTGGCGCGCCGGGCGCTCGACTATCTGGTCGGCTTCAATCTTTCGCCGGTGTTGTGGCGCAAGCTGCCGGGCGCCCGTTCGGCAGGACGCGTCCAGTCCGTCGCATTGCGGCTGGTCTGCGACCGCGAAAGCGAAATCGAGCGGTTCAATTCCGAAGAATACTGGCAGATCTCGGCCGAGCTGAAGACCCCGCGCGGCGAAGGCTTCACAGCACGTCTCACCGCCCATGACGGCGAGAAGATGACCAAGATGTCGGTCACCAATGGTGATCTGGCCGAAAACATCAAGGACATGCTCGAAGGCGCGTCCTTTGTCGCCGACAGCGTCGAGGCCAAGCCGACCCGGCGCAATCCGTCGCCGCCCTTTACCACCTCGACCTTGCAGCAGGCGGCCTCCTCGAAGCTCGGCTTCAACGCCTCGCGGACCATGCAGGTGGCACAGAAGCTCTATGAAGGCATCGATATCGGCGGTGAGACCGTCGGTCTGATCACCTATATGCGAACCGACGGCGTGCAGATGGCGCCCGAGGCGATTGAGGAAGCCGGGGCCGCCATCACCGCCCGCTTCGGCGAGCGCTATTGCCCGGAAAAGCCGCGCCTTTACACGACCAAGGCCAAGAATGCGCAAGAGGCCCACGAAGCCGTCCGCCCGACCGGCTTCGAGCGTGCGCCCGACGACATCAAGCGCTATCTCGATGCCGACCAGCTCAAGCTCTATGACCTGATCTGGAAACGCGCCACTGCCAGCCAGATGGCCTCGGCCGAGATCGAACGCACCACGGTCGACATCACCGCCACCAAGGACGGCAAGACCGCCGGCCTGCGCGCCACCGGTTCGGTTGTCCGCTTCGACGGTTTCATCGCCGCCTATACCGATGCCAAGGAGGACGGCGAACAGTCCGATGGCGACGATGATGATGATGCACGCCTGCCCGAGATCAACGCGAAGGAAGCGCTGGCCAAGGACAAGATCAACGCCACCCAGCACTTCACCGAGCCACCGCCGCGCTATTCCGAAGCCTCGCTGATCAAGAAGATGGAAGAACTCGGCATCGGCCGGCCCTCGACCTATGCCTCGACGCTGGCAACGCTGCGCGACCGTGAATATGTGACGATCGACAAGCGCCGGCTGACGCCCGAGCCCAAGGGCCGGCTGGTCATCGCCTTTCTGGAAAACTTCTTCAACCGCTATGTCGAATTCGGCTTCACCGCCGATCTCGAGGAAAAGCTCGACCGGATTTCGGCGGGCGAACTGGCCTGGAAGGATGTGCTGCGGGAATTCTGGACCGAGTTCCACGCCCATATCGACGACACCAAGGAACTGCGTGTCACCCAGGTGCTCGACGCCCTCAACGAGGCGCTGGCGCCGCTGGTGTTCCCTGTGCGCGAAGATGGCTCCAACCCGCGGATATGCCCGACCTGCGGCACCGGCAACCTGTCGCTGAAGCTGGGCAAGTACGGCGCCTTTGTCGGCTGTTCGAACTATCCCGACTGCAGCTTCACCCGGCAACTGTCCAACGACCAGAATGCCGAAGGCGATGCGGCGCTGTCCAATGAGCCCAAGGATCTGGGCAAGGATCCCTATACCGAGGAACCGATCACGCTGCGCACCGGCCGCTTCGGCCCCTATGTGCAGCGCGGCGAAGGCAAGGAAGCCAAGCGCTCAAGCCTGCCCAAGGGCTGGGCGGTCGATTCGATCGACCATGAAAAGGCACTTGCGCTATTGAGCCTGCCGCGCGATGTCGGCCAGCATCCGGAATCGGGCAAGATGATCTCGGCCGGACTGGGCCGCTACGGTCCCTTCGTGCTGCATGACGGAACCTATGCCAATCTCGAAAGCGTCGAGGAGGTATTCTCCATCGGCCTCAACCGCGCCGTCACCGTGATTGCCGAAAAGGTGGCCAAGGGTCCCGGCCGCGGGCGCGGCACGCCAGCGGCGCTCAAGGCGCTGGGCGAGCATCCCGATGGCGGACCGGTGACCGTCCGCGACGGCAAATATGGCCCCTATGTCAACTGGGCCAAGATCAATGCGACGCTGCCCAAGGACAAGGTTCCCACCGAGGTGACGCTTGAGGAAGCGCTTGAAATGATCACCGCCAAGGCCGCTGCATCGGGCAAGAAAACCAAGGCGCCGGCCAAGAAGGCCGCCAAGCCGAAGGCCAAGGCGAAACCGAAAGCCAAAGCCAAGAAACCAGCCGCCGCGAAGGCGAAGAAGGACTGA
- the plsY gene encoding glycerol-3-phosphate 1-O-acyltransferase PlsY translates to MLGALLFGYLCGSIPFGLILTSKAGLGDLRTIGSGNIGATNVLRTGNRKLAALTLLADALKGTVAVVVARQVIGMEAALIAGLGAFLGHLYPVWLKFKGGKGVATYLGVLLGLAPVIVLVFAAVWLGMAKLFRYSSLAALAAALVVPVALYIYGQPEVASLFMIMSLITFLKHHQNIRRLLAGTESRIGDKG, encoded by the coding sequence ATGCTCGGCGCGCTGCTGTTCGGCTATCTTTGCGGCTCGATCCCGTTCGGCCTGATCCTGACCAGCAAGGCCGGGCTTGGCGATCTGCGGACCATCGGGTCGGGCAATATCGGCGCGACCAATGTGCTGCGCACCGGCAACAGGAAGCTCGCGGCCCTGACCCTGCTGGCCGATGCCCTGAAGGGGACGGTGGCGGTTGTCGTCGCACGCCAGGTGATCGGCATGGAAGCGGCGCTGATTGCCGGCCTGGGCGCGTTTCTGGGTCATCTCTACCCGGTCTGGCTGAAATTCAAGGGCGGCAAGGGCGTGGCGACCTATCTGGGCGTGCTGCTGGGGCTGGCGCCGGTGATCGTGCTGGTCTTTGCCGCAGTCTGGCTCGGCATGGCCAAGCTGTTCCGCTATTCCTCGCTGGCGGCACTGGCCGCAGCCCTGGTGGTGCCCGTCGCACTTTATATCTACGGGCAGCCGGAAGTGGCGTCGCTGTTCATGATCATGTCGCTGATCACCTTTCTCAAGCACCATCAGAACATCCGGCGGCTGCTGGCAGGAACAGAGAGCCGCATCGGGGACAAGGGCTGA